In Nostoc sp. CENA543, a single genomic region encodes these proteins:
- a CDS encoding DUF58 domain-containing protein, whose amino-acid sequence MVAAKRVYLLLLLGLAIAFLLSLFLSVAFAITVTLIFDIVVLILMVVDGLRVKPLRVQITRQLPSRFSIGRDNPVVLNIISEKANAIIQIRDYYPLDFGASKSVLNTTVAANTTQELTYTVHPTQRGEFAWGNIQVRQLSPWGLAWDDWQIRHGLTVKVYPDLIGLRSLSIRLTLQSSGAIRQSRRLGIGTEFAELRNYRTGDDLRLIDWKATARRVGTHGNTPPLVRVLEPEQEQTLLILLDRGRLMTARVKGLQRFDWGLNATLSLALAGLHRGDRVGVGVFDNQMHTWMPPERGQNHLNQLIDRLTPIQPVLLESDYLGAVTHVVQQQTRRSLVVIITDLVDATASTELLAALTRLAPRYLPFCVTLRDPKVDDLAHRFTDDVTQAYTRAVALDLLAQRQVAFAQLKQKGVLVLDAPANQISDQLVERYLQLKAKNQL is encoded by the coding sequence ATGGTTGCGGCTAAAAGAGTTTATTTATTATTACTTTTGGGTTTAGCGATCGCTTTTCTCTTATCCTTATTCTTGAGCGTCGCCTTTGCTATTACTGTCACTCTCATTTTTGATATCGTTGTCCTGATTTTGATGGTGGTGGATGGTTTACGCGTCAAGCCTCTGCGGGTGCAAATTACTCGTCAACTACCGTCTCGCTTTTCCATTGGCAGAGATAACCCCGTAGTGCTAAATATCATATCTGAGAAAGCTAACGCCATCATTCAAATTCGTGACTATTACCCCTTAGATTTTGGTGCATCCAAATCTGTATTAAATACAACTGTTGCAGCTAATACTACTCAAGAATTAACTTACACAGTTCACCCCACACAGCGCGGTGAATTCGCTTGGGGAAATATTCAAGTCCGACAATTAAGCCCTTGGGGTTTAGCTTGGGATGATTGGCAAATTCGCCACGGTCTGACAGTCAAAGTTTATCCTGATTTAATCGGACTGCGATCGCTCTCCATTCGTCTGACATTACAATCATCCGGTGCTATCCGTCAATCTCGACGATTAGGTATTGGCACAGAATTTGCAGAACTACGCAACTATCGCACTGGTGATGATTTGCGCTTAATTGATTGGAAGGCTACAGCTAGACGCGTCGGAACACATGGTAACACACCGCCTCTAGTGCGAGTCCTAGAACCAGAACAGGAACAAACTCTGTTAATCTTACTCGACAGAGGAAGATTGATGACCGCTAGAGTCAAAGGTTTGCAACGTTTTGACTGGGGTTTGAATGCAACCTTATCTCTGGCATTAGCGGGATTACACAGAGGCGATCGCGTGGGTGTAGGTGTATTTGATAACCAAATGCACACATGGATGCCACCGGAACGGGGACAAAATCATTTAAATCAACTCATTGACCGGTTAACGCCAATTCAGCCAGTTTTATTAGAATCAGATTACTTGGGGGCTGTAACTCACGTAGTGCAGCAACAAACTAGGCGATCGCTAGTAGTAATTATTACAGACTTAGTTGATGCCACCGCCTCTACAGAACTCCTCGCCGCCCTGACACGACTAGCCCCCCGCTATCTACCATTTTGTGTCACCTTAAGAGACCCCAAAGTAGATGATTTAGCCCATAGGTTTACAGATGATGTGACTCAAGCTTACACCCGTGCTGTAGCATTAGATTTATTAGCACAGCGTCAAGTGGCTTTTGCCCAGTTAAAGCAAAAAGGCGTGTTGGTGTTAGATGCACCAGCTAATCAAATCAGTGACCAATTAGTGGAACGATATCTGCAACTAAAAGCTAAAAATCAACTCTAA
- a CDS encoding Npun_R2479 family HD domain-containing metalloprotein: MFNATEILIDAFVRQIREGYSRTYGCFKNEYEDIIAWAGNMALENIANSDALYHNVEHSILVTLVGQEILRGKHIREGGVSSEDWLHFIISLLCHDIGYVKGVCRQDQENKGLYSTGKNGRMISLPPGASDASLTPYHVDRAKLFIDERFGGHKLIDAEVIKSNIELTRFPVPTAEDHQDTTSFAGLVRAADLIGQLSDPRYLKKITSLFYEFEETGVSKVLGYKTPADLRNNYAKFYWNGVHPYITDGLRYLSLTQQGKQIIANLYSNVFVVEHEKIQEEQRLLVEQL, encoded by the coding sequence ATGTTCAACGCCACTGAAATTTTAATTGATGCTTTTGTCAGACAAATTAGAGAAGGTTACAGCCGGACATACGGCTGTTTCAAAAATGAGTATGAAGATATCATTGCTTGGGCAGGTAACATGGCGTTAGAAAATATAGCCAACAGTGATGCCCTCTATCATAACGTTGAACATTCTATACTAGTAACTCTGGTAGGGCAGGAAATTTTACGCGGTAAGCATATCCGCGAGGGTGGGGTTTCTAGTGAAGATTGGCTACACTTTATTATTTCCTTGCTGTGTCATGATATCGGCTATGTTAAGGGAGTTTGTCGGCAAGACCAAGAAAACAAGGGTTTATATTCTACAGGCAAAAATGGCAGGATGATTTCTCTACCGCCTGGGGCTTCTGATGCTAGTCTGACTCCCTATCATGTAGATAGAGCTAAGTTGTTTATTGATGAGCGTTTTGGCGGACATAAGCTCATAGATGCTGAAGTCATCAAAAGTAATATTGAATTGACGAGATTTCCGGTTCCTACAGCCGAAGATCATCAAGATACCACAAGCTTTGCGGGATTGGTGCGTGCTGCTGATTTAATTGGACAGTTAAGTGACCCCCGTTATTTGAAGAAAATCACCTCTTTGTTTTATGAATTTGAAGAGACTGGGGTAAGTAAAGTTTTAGGTTATAAAACGCCTGCCGATTTACGCAACAATTACGCTAAATTCTATTGGAATGGAGTTCACCCTTACATTACAGATGGATTGCGCTATTTATCTTTGACGCAGCAAGGTAAGCAAATTATTGCCAATCTCTACTCTAATGTATTTGTAGTAGAACACGAAAAAATTCAGGAAGAACAAAGATTATTAGTTGAGCAATTGTAG
- a CDS encoding class I SAM-dependent DNA methyltransferase, with amino-acid sequence MVANIESSTNQELVGFIWSIADKLRGPYRPPQYRRVMLPLIVLRRLDAVLEPTKQAVLEAKAKYAAMGLEGEAFEKAIAKVAIGGERQQPLYNLSEFTFQKLLGDPDGIASNLRAYINSFSPRARDIFEKFDFDTEIQKLDESNRLYLVIKEFCKPDIDLSPAKLSNLQMGYLFEELVRKFNEQANEEAGDHFTPREVIRLMVNLVFCDEQDIFKQGIYRTVYDPTAGTGGMLSVAEEYIKKQNPEANLGLFGQEYNPESYAICCSDLLIKDEPINHLVYGDTLGVKNAKSRSNNFLPHDGHPDKQFHYMFANPPFGVEWKPEEDFIKDEYENLGFKGRFGAGLPRINDGSLLFLQHMISKMHPSPEVGGDGSRIAIVFNGSPLFTGDAGSGESNIRRWIIENDWLDAVVALPDQMFYNTGIFTYIWLVTNKKAAHRRGKVQLIDGTRHFQKMKKSLGNKRNELSPEHIAELVRLYGDFEQNGVSEVESEGETQKRVCSKIFDNREFGFLKITVERPLRLNFQASEERLARLSEQKAFQDLATSKKRKDAKVQQLEIEMGENLQNQIIDALQKLDGGKVYMSRNEFEKDLNRVLKNAGLSLKAPVKKAILSALGETDTEAEICRDAKGNPEPDSNLRDTEIVALPDDITLPLPLGYDKDADVNELVKLVKGHCEEYLKAEVLPHVPDAWIDFDKTKVGYEIPLNRHFYVYQPPRHLHEIENDIKSLEADIMAMLGEVV; translated from the coding sequence ATGGTGGCTAATATAGAAAGCTCTACTAACCAAGAGTTAGTCGGTTTTATTTGGAGTATTGCTGACAAACTGCGCGGCCCCTATCGTCCACCCCAGTACCGTCGGGTGATGTTACCTTTGATTGTGTTGCGTCGTTTGGATGCTGTCTTAGAGCCGACTAAGCAAGCTGTACTGGAGGCTAAGGCGAAATATGCGGCGATGGGTTTAGAGGGGGAGGCTTTTGAAAAGGCGATCGCAAAAGTTGCCATTGGGGGCGAACGTCAGCAGCCGTTGTATAATCTCAGTGAATTTACCTTTCAAAAATTATTAGGTGATCCTGATGGCATTGCTAGTAATTTAAGGGCTTATATTAATAGTTTCTCACCCAGAGCTAGGGATATTTTCGAGAAATTTGATTTTGATACAGAAATTCAAAAGCTTGATGAAAGTAATCGGCTATATCTAGTTATTAAAGAATTTTGTAAGCCTGATATTGATTTATCACCGGCGAAACTTTCTAATTTGCAAATGGGTTATCTATTTGAGGAATTAGTAAGGAAATTTAACGAACAAGCCAACGAAGAAGCCGGAGACCATTTTACACCCCGTGAAGTTATTCGGTTGATGGTGAATTTGGTTTTTTGTGATGAACAAGATATTTTTAAACAAGGGATTTATCGCACAGTATATGACCCCACCGCCGGAACAGGGGGAATGTTATCTGTCGCGGAGGAATATATTAAAAAGCAAAATCCTGAAGCGAATTTAGGGTTATTTGGGCAAGAATATAACCCTGAATCTTATGCGATTTGCTGTTCTGATTTACTGATTAAAGATGAACCGATTAATCATCTGGTTTATGGCGATACATTAGGAGTAAAAAACGCTAAAAGCAGAAGTAATAACTTTTTACCCCATGATGGTCATCCTGATAAACAGTTTCACTATATGTTTGCTAATCCGCCCTTTGGGGTGGAATGGAAACCAGAAGAAGATTTTATTAAAGATGAGTATGAAAATTTAGGATTTAAAGGGCGTTTTGGGGCAGGTTTACCGCGCATTAATGATGGCTCATTGTTGTTTTTACAACACATGATATCGAAAATGCACCCATCCCCAGAGGTAGGGGGTGATGGTTCGCGGATTGCCATTGTATTTAATGGTTCGCCTTTATTTACAGGGGATGCGGGGAGTGGGGAAAGTAATATTCGCCGTTGGATTATTGAAAATGACTGGCTCGATGCAGTGGTGGCGTTACCTGATCAGATGTTTTATAACACCGGAATTTTTACTTATATTTGGTTAGTAACAAATAAAAAAGCCGCCCATCGTCGGGGAAAGGTGCAGTTAATTGATGGTACGCGCCATTTCCAGAAAATGAAAAAGAGTTTGGGTAATAAGCGCAATGAATTATCCCCTGAACATATTGCGGAATTGGTGCGGTTGTATGGGGATTTTGAGCAGAATGGGGTGAGTGAGGTAGAGTCAGAAGGGGAAACACAAAAGCGGGTTTGCTCGAAGATTTTTGACAATCGGGAGTTTGGCTTTCTTAAAATTACGGTAGAGCGTCCCTTACGGTTAAATTTTCAGGCGAGTGAGGAACGTTTGGCGAGGTTATCTGAACAAAAAGCGTTTCAGGATTTAGCAACCAGTAAGAAGCGTAAAGATGCGAAGGTACAACAGTTAGAAATTGAGATGGGTGAAAATCTGCAAAATCAAATTATCGATGCGTTGCAGAAATTGGATGGGGGTAAAGTTTATATGTCGCGGAATGAGTTTGAAAAAGATTTAAATCGGGTGTTAAAAAATGCCGGATTAAGTTTAAAAGCTCCTGTGAAAAAAGCGATTTTATCTGCATTGGGAGAGACAGATACAGAAGCGGAAATCTGCCGAGATGCGAAGGGGAATCCTGAACCTGATAGTAATTTACGGGATACGGAAATTGTCGCTTTACCTGATGATATTACGTTGCCGTTACCTTTGGGATATGACAAGGATGCAGATGTAAATGAGTTGGTTAAGTTGGTAAAGGGGCATTGTGAGGAGTATTTAAAAGCGGAAGTATTACCCCATGTACCCGATGCTTGGATTGATTTTGATAAGACTAAGGTGGGGTATGAGATTCCCTTAAATCGTCATTTTTATGTATATCAGCCGCCTCGTCATTTACATGAGATTGAGAATGATATTAAGTCTTTGGAAGCGGATATTATGGCGATGCTGGGGGAAGTGGTTTAA
- a CDS encoding restriction endonuclease subunit S — protein sequence MGKYQGYEKYKASGVEWLGEIPEHWKRSVFRYYFDIQLGKMLQNEPQSENDEEISYLKAIHVRWDKVDTDNLPKMWASPRDKKKYQVKNGDLLISEGGEVGRTALLKELQEDSIIQNALHRVRPLSQSSVEYLNYLMRHIADTGWFDILCNKSTIAHLTSEKLGALALPLPPLDEQEKIARFLDHKTKQIDELIAKKESLIEKLDEKRTALISHAVTKGLEPNVPMKDSGIEWLGEIPEHWEVKRVKFLIQNLQQGSSPLASNIPAQPDELGVLKLSAISRGNFIRHENKALKQTDNLINSLSLKHGDVLLTRGNTPKLVGDACVVPQDEPNLLISDLIYRIRVKAPVILPSFLGKFLITPQARSEIEADARGSSGSMVKVSQRHILDWLITVPPKSEQQKIIDYLNQKTSEIDQPKAKIQKAIELLKEYRTALITNAVTGKIDVRQVPIP from the coding sequence ATGGGTAAGTATCAGGGTTATGAAAAGTATAAAGCTTCTGGTGTTGAGTGGTTGGGGGAGATTCCTGAACATTGGAAAAGAAGTGTTTTTAGATATTATTTCGATATTCAATTAGGAAAAATGCTTCAAAACGAACCTCAATCAGAGAATGATGAAGAAATTTCCTACCTTAAAGCCATTCACGTTCGATGGGATAAAGTTGATACTGACAACCTTCCCAAAATGTGGGCTTCACCAAGAGATAAAAAAAAATATCAAGTAAAAAATGGAGACCTTTTGATTTCTGAAGGCGGAGAAGTTGGAAGAACTGCTTTGTTAAAGGAATTACAAGAAGATAGTATTATTCAAAATGCCTTACATAGAGTCCGTCCTTTATCTCAATCAAGTGTTGAATATCTTAATTACTTAATGAGGCATATTGCTGATACAGGATGGTTTGATATTTTATGTAATAAATCTACAATTGCTCATTTGACAAGTGAAAAGTTAGGTGCTTTAGCTTTACCCTTACCGCCACTGGATGAACAGGAGAAAATTGCCCGCTTTCTCGACCATAAAACCAAACAAATAGATGAACTCATCGCTAAGAAAGAATCCCTCATTGAAAAACTCGACGAAAAACGCACCGCCCTCATCAGCCACGCTGTCACCAAAGGGCTAGAGCCAAACGTCCCGATGAAAGATTCTGGTATTGAGTGGCTGGGTGAAATTCCTGAGCATTGGGAAGTTAAACGGGTTAAGTTTTTGATTCAGAACCTACAACAAGGTAGTTCACCTTTGGCGAGTAACATTCCTGCACAACCTGATGAATTAGGTGTATTAAAGTTGAGTGCCATATCAAGAGGGAATTTTATAAGACATGAAAATAAAGCACTAAAGCAGACAGATAATTTAATAAATTCTCTCTCTCTTAAACATGGTGATGTATTACTGACTAGAGGAAACACACCAAAACTTGTAGGTGATGCCTGCGTCGTTCCACAAGATGAACCCAATCTATTAATCTCCGATTTAATTTATAGAATTAGAGTGAAAGCTCCTGTGATTCTCCCAAGTTTTTTGGGTAAATTTTTAATTACACCTCAAGCTCGTTCAGAAATTGAGGCTGATGCAAGAGGTTCAAGTGGTTCAATGGTGAAGGTTTCCCAAAGACATATTTTAGATTGGTTAATCACTGTCCCACCCAAGTCAGAACAGCAAAAAATAATAGACTATTTAAACCAAAAAACATCCGAAATTGACCAACCAAAAGCAAAAATTCAAAAAGCCATTGAACTATTAAAAGAATATCGCACCGCCCTCATCACCAACGCCGTCACAGGTAAAATAGACGTGCGCCAAGTCCCCATACCCTAA
- a CDS encoding ABC transporter permease, with product MNWWRRLQKNPLARFGAVVLLIFYMAVIAADFIAPYNPYTSQPNGSLLPPTRIYWVDKTSGKFIGPHIYPTTQGDTNLETGDRQLIVDYTKPSPVRFFVSGAEYRLFQLSLPLPSTWEKTTIIPGIPTKKSRLFRLSVPLPAKWDDFTIIPGIPLNWHLFGADGEAKINILGTDEPGRDQLSRLLYGGRISLFIGIIGVIFTFPLGLLIGGISGYFGGLTDSIIMRIAEVLMTFPSIYLLVTLGAVLPSGLSSSQRFLLIVLITSVISWAGLARVIRGQVLSIKEREFVQAARAMGGKPIYIIIRHVLPQTATYIIISATLAVPSFIGSEAILSLIGLGIQQPDPSWGNMLSLASNASILVLQPWLIWPPALLIIVTVLAFNLLGDGLRDALDPRSLQR from the coding sequence ATGAATTGGTGGCGAAGACTTCAGAAAAATCCTTTGGCGCGATTTGGGGCAGTTGTGCTGTTGATTTTCTATATGGCAGTAATTGCTGCTGATTTTATCGCCCCTTATAACCCATATACTTCACAGCCTAATGGTTCACTATTACCACCGACGCGGATTTATTGGGTTGATAAAACATCGGGTAAGTTTATCGGCCCCCACATTTATCCGACAACCCAGGGAGATACGAATTTAGAAACAGGCGATCGCCAATTAATTGTAGACTACACAAAGCCTTCTCCTGTGCGTTTCTTTGTTTCTGGTGCTGAATATCGACTGTTTCAGTTGAGTCTACCTCTACCCTCGACATGGGAAAAAACGACCATTATCCCTGGTATACCGACTAAAAAATCTCGGCTGTTCCGGTTGAGTGTACCACTACCTGCAAAATGGGATGACTTTACTATTATTCCTGGTATACCTTTAAATTGGCACTTGTTTGGTGCAGATGGAGAAGCCAAAATCAACATTTTAGGCACTGATGAACCAGGACGCGACCAACTCAGCCGTCTATTGTATGGTGGACGCATTAGTTTATTTATTGGGATTATTGGAGTAATTTTTACCTTCCCTCTAGGTTTGTTAATCGGTGGTATTTCTGGCTATTTCGGCGGCTTGACTGATAGCATCATTATGCGGATAGCAGAAGTGCTGATGACTTTCCCCAGTATTTATCTATTAGTGACATTAGGTGCAGTTTTACCCAGTGGTTTAAGCAGCAGTCAACGATTTTTATTGATTGTTTTGATTACTTCGGTGATTAGCTGGGCTGGTTTAGCAAGGGTGATTCGGGGACAAGTTTTATCGATAAAAGAACGGGAATTTGTGCAAGCAGCAAGAGCTATGGGTGGTAAACCGATATATATTATTATCCGTCATGTTTTGCCACAAACAGCTACATATATAATTATCTCTGCTACTTTGGCAGTTCCCAGTTTTATTGGTTCAGAAGCAATACTCAGTTTGATTGGTTTGGGTATTCAGCAACCTGACCCATCCTGGGGAAATATGCTGTCTTTAGCTAGTAATGCTTCTATTTTGGTACTGCAACCTTGGTTAATTTGGCCTCCAGCTTTGCTAATTATCGTCACAGTTTTGGCGTTTAATTTGCTAGGTGATGGTTTAAGAGATGCCCTTGATCCTCGGAGTTTGCAAAGATAA
- a CDS encoding DUF4351 domain-containing protein: MIDHDRLFKELIQTFFWEFIELFLPEVLDYVNKDSLTFLPEEIFTDVTSGDKRKIDLLAKVKFREQDTYFLIHLENQAYNQKEFERRMFHYFARLDAKYLLPIFPIVIFSYDEPKRPEKSQYTVNFPNKKILEFNYIAIQLNNLNWRNFLNQPNPVAAALMAKMDFKPEERVRVKLECLRMLVTLQLNPAKMELISGFIDTYLKLNATEEQALDTELKQANLVEEEGIMEIVTSWMERGIEQGEQKIVKRQLKRRFNNIDSTLENRIDSLSVEQIENLADAIFDFQSVEDLINWLDQQN; encoded by the coding sequence ATGATAGACCACGATAGATTATTTAAAGAATTAATTCAAACCTTCTTTTGGGAATTTATAGAACTATTCCTACCAGAAGTATTAGATTACGTAAATAAAGACAGCCTGACATTTTTACCAGAAGAGATATTTACAGATGTCACCTCTGGAGACAAAAGAAAAATCGACTTACTCGCCAAAGTCAAATTTAGAGAACAAGACACATATTTTCTGATTCACCTCGAAAATCAAGCATATAACCAAAAAGAATTTGAACGGCGGATGTTTCATTACTTCGCCCGTTTAGATGCTAAATATCTATTACCAATCTTCCCCATAGTCATCTTTTCTTACGACGAACCCAAACGCCCAGAAAAAAGCCAATATACAGTTAACTTCCCTAACAAAAAAATCCTGGAATTTAATTACATCGCCATTCAACTAAATAACCTCAACTGGCGCAACTTTTTAAACCAACCAAACCCCGTTGCGGCTGCATTAATGGCAAAAATGGACTTTAAACCAGAAGAAAGAGTCCGAGTTAAACTAGAATGCTTGAGGATGTTAGTAACCTTGCAGTTAAACCCTGCTAAAATGGAACTAATTTCCGGTTTTATTGACACCTATCTCAAATTAAACGCTACAGAAGAACAAGCACTTGATACCGAATTAAAACAAGCCAACTTAGTAGAAGAGGAAGGAATCATGGAAATTGTCACCAGTTGGATGGAAAGGGGAATTGAACAAGGAGAACAAAAAATTGTTAAGAGACAACTAAAACGACGCTTTAATAATATTGATTCTACCTTAGAAAATCGGATTGATTCTTTATCTGTAGAGCAAATAGAAAATCTAGCAGATGCGATTTTTGATTTCCAATCTGTAGAAGATTTGATAAATTGGTTAGACCAACAAAATTGA
- the cobJ gene encoding precorrin-3B C(17)-methyltransferase → MNKIAPAIIVLSQNSVALARKLTSILPGAIIHGLTGRTSGVDVSFTNFGETLRELFAQGTPLIGICAAGILIRTLAPLISDKRQEPPVLAVAEDGSAVVPLLGGLNGVNDLARRVAEVLNTQAAITTTGDIRFRTALLSPPPGYHLANPEDAKKFISDLLAGAQVQLEGTAPWLSNSQLPINPEGNLTIRVTENCVDSTVDCLVYHPKTVAIAIDHTDVTLETIQELLTNANIAPASIAGIFAPITIASHPIIHTLVNTYGVSARFFPSHQLAENIALAATGTDGKLIAQLSHIAIAISPQPLDPETIGQSQGRLAIIGTGPGSSQWMSPEVKEILKSATDLVGYKTYLDLVGALAVGKQRHESDNREEIARATMALDLAASGRYVVVVSSGDPGIYAMAAAVFEVLDLHHKPEWDNIDIHVAPGISAMQAAAATIGAPLGHDFCAISLSDILKPWSVITQRITAAAQADFVMAFYNPVSKERTWQLAAARDILLQYRKPHTPVVLGRNLGRPGQSVKVITLDQLAPEVADMRTVIIVGSSQTRMINRLNGDVYVYTPRRYQ, encoded by the coding sequence ATGAACAAGATTGCACCTGCCATTATCGTTTTAAGCCAAAATAGCGTAGCATTAGCCCGTAAACTGACCAGCATTTTACCAGGGGCGATAATTCACGGTTTAACAGGCCGTACCTCTGGCGTAGATGTCAGCTTTACGAATTTTGGTGAGACACTACGAGAATTATTTGCCCAAGGAACACCATTAATTGGGATTTGTGCGGCGGGTATTCTCATTAGAACCCTAGCCCCGTTAATTTCCGATAAACGTCAAGAACCGCCAGTGTTAGCGGTGGCTGAAGATGGTAGCGCGGTTGTCCCTCTGTTGGGGGGACTCAATGGCGTTAATGACTTGGCGCGGCGGGTGGCTGAGGTGTTAAATACCCAAGCTGCAATTACCACCACAGGGGATATTCGTTTTCGCACAGCTTTACTATCTCCTCCCCCTGGATATCATTTAGCTAACCCAGAAGATGCCAAGAAATTTATTTCCGATTTGTTAGCCGGGGCGCAAGTCCAGCTAGAAGGAACAGCACCTTGGTTAAGTAATAGTCAGTTACCGATTAATCCTGAAGGGAATTTAACAATTCGAGTCACGGAAAACTGTGTCGATTCTACAGTCGATTGTCTGGTATATCATCCCAAAACCGTAGCGATCGCCATTGACCACACCGATGTTACTCTAGAGACAATACAAGAATTACTCACTAATGCCAATATTGCCCCCGCATCTATCGCTGGGATATTTGCACCCATCACCATCGCATCTCACCCAATTATTCATACTTTAGTTAATACTTATGGAGTATCGGCGCGCTTTTTCCCTAGCCATCAACTAGCTGAAAATATCGCCTTAGCCGCTACAGGCACAGATGGTAAGTTAATTGCTCAATTATCGCATATAGCGATCGCCATCTCTCCCCAACCCCTTGACCCTGAGACTATCGGTCAGTCACAAGGTAGGTTAGCAATTATCGGTACAGGCCCCGGTAGTTCTCAATGGATGTCACCAGAAGTCAAAGAAATCCTCAAATCTGCCACCGACTTAGTAGGCTATAAAACATATCTAGATTTAGTCGGTGCTTTAGCAGTTGGTAAACAACGTCATGAGTCAGACAACCGCGAAGAAATTGCACGGGCAACAATGGCACTAGATTTAGCCGCTAGTGGACGTTATGTGGTAGTAGTATCCTCCGGCGACCCTGGTATTTATGCAATGGCGGCGGCTGTATTTGAAGTCCTCGACCTCCACCACAAACCCGAATGGGACAACATTGATATTCACGTCGCACCAGGAATTTCCGCCATGCAAGCCGCCGCCGCCACCATTGGCGCACCTTTAGGACATGATTTTTGTGCGATTTCCCTATCAGATATTTTGAAACCTTGGTCAGTCATTACACAACGCATTACCGCCGCCGCCCAAGCTGATTTTGTTATGGCTTTTTATAATCCCGTTTCCAAAGAACGCACTTGGCAATTAGCCGCAGCCAGAGATATTTTACTGCAATATAGAAAACCTCATACACCCGTAGTTTTAGGACGCAATCTCGGCAGACCAGGACAAAGTGTCAAAGTCATCACCCTAGACCAGTTAGCACCAGAAGTTGCTGATATGCGAACAGTGATTATCGTTGGTTCAAGTCAAACTAGAATGATTAACCGCCTCAACGGTGATGTCTACGTTTATACACCCCGTCGCTACCAATAA
- a CDS encoding prevent-host-death family protein codes for MTQITLAQLPETLQNLINEAQKTGEPFPIIQNGVALAIVSPIKKKSLLETFSTLEPLDEDFPDVDEGLLPLDDIEL; via the coding sequence ATGACACAAATCACCCTTGCACAACTTCCCGAAACCCTCCAAAACCTAATTAACGAAGCGCAAAAAACAGGCGAACCCTTCCCCATCATACAAAATGGTGTTGCGTTAGCTATAGTTTCCCCCATTAAGAAAAAATCCCTTTTAGAAACCTTTTCTACCCTTGAACCATTAGACGAAGACTTTCCTGATGTGGATGAAGGATTATTACCCTTAGATGATATTGAGTTGTAA
- a CDS encoding DUF4351 domain-containing protein: MIDHDRLFKELIQTFFWEFIELFLPEVLDYVNKDSLTFLPEEIFTDVTSGDKRKIDLLAKVKFREQDTYFLIHLENQAYNQKEFERRMFHYFARLDAKYLLPIFPIVIFSYDEPKRPEKSQYTVNFPNKKILEFNYIAIQLNNLNWRNFLNQPNPVAAALMAKMDFKPEERVRVKLECLRMLVTLQLNPAKMELISGFIDTYLKLNATEEQALDTELKQANLVEEEGIMEIVTSWMEKGIEKGIERGIEQGEQKIIKRQLKRRFNNIDSTLESRIDSLSVEQIENLADAIFDFQAVEDLINWLDQQN; encoded by the coding sequence ATGATAGACCACGATAGATTATTTAAAGAATTAATCCAAACCTTCTTTTGGGAATTTATAGAATTATTCCTACCAGAAGTATTAGACTACGTAAATAAAGACAGCCTCACATTTTTACCAGAAGAAATATTTACAGATGTCACCTCTGGAGACAAAAGAAAAATAGACTTACTCGCCAAAGTCAAATTTAGAGAACAAGACACATATTTTCTGATTCACCTCGAAAATCAAGCATATAACCAAAAAGAATTTGAACGGCGGATGTTTCATTACTTCGCCCGTTTAGATGCTAAATATCTATTACCAATCTTCCCCATAGTCATCTTTTCTTACGACGAACCCAAACGCCCAGAAAAAAGCCAATATACAGTTAACTTCCCTAACAAAAAAATCCTGGAATTTAATTACATCGCCATTCAACTAAATAACCTCAACTGGCGCAACTTTTTAAACCAACCAAACCCTGTTGCGGCTGCATTAATGGCAAAAATGGACTTTAAACCAGAAGAAAGAGTCCGAGTTAAACTAGAGTGCTTAAGGATGTTAGTAACCTTGCAGTTAAACCCTGCTAAAATGGAACTAATTTCCGGTTTTATTGACACCTATCTCAAATTAAACGCTACAGAAGAACAAGCACTTGATACCGAATTAAAACAAGCCAACTTAGTAGAAGAGGAAGGAATCATGGAAATTGTCACCAGTTGGATGGAAAAAGGAATTGAAAAGGGAATTGAAAGGGGAATTGAACAAGGGGAACAAAAGATTATTAAAAGACAACTAAAACGACGCTTTAATAATATTGATTCTACGTTAGAAAGCCGGATTGATTCTTTATCTGTAGAGCAAATAGAAAATCTGGCAGATGCGATTTTTGATTTCCAAGCTGTAGAAGATTTGATAAATTGGTTAGATCAACAAAATTGA